From Cellulomonas dongxiuzhuiae, the proteins below share one genomic window:
- a CDS encoding ABC transporter permease, with translation MSTATTPRTSHAQHSAPASTARLSAWHVLRSEWIKLWSLRSTLWTVGLTVAVLVLLAWAMAAGAASFGDLSDAPGSATTVYTVLAPGQIFGSLVLVVLAALTVTGEYGTGQVRSTFTAVPSRLPVLWAKGAVVALVAFVTAAVGTALSLALAGAIVPEMRPDWSDPEMLRIVLGTPLYITTVALLGYALGALMRNTAATIATVIGFVLVVESVLNLISWKPLEYVRPFLPSSAGARVATPQEFLELTNQMATQAVDLSPWAGYAVLVGWVVAILAAAVVRLRTRDV, from the coding sequence ATGAGCACCGCGACCACTCCCCGCACCTCGCACGCCCAGCACTCCGCGCCCGCGAGCACGGCACGCCTGTCGGCGTGGCACGTGCTGCGCTCCGAGTGGATCAAGCTCTGGAGCCTGCGCTCGACGCTCTGGACGGTCGGCCTCACCGTCGCCGTGCTGGTGCTGCTCGCCTGGGCGATGGCCGCGGGCGCCGCGAGCTTCGGCGACCTGTCGGACGCACCCGGCAGCGCGACGACCGTCTACACGGTCCTCGCCCCCGGGCAGATCTTCGGCTCCCTCGTCCTGGTCGTGCTCGCCGCGCTGACGGTGACCGGCGAGTACGGCACGGGGCAGGTCCGCTCCACGTTCACCGCCGTCCCGTCCCGGCTGCCCGTGCTGTGGGCCAAGGGTGCGGTCGTCGCGCTGGTGGCCTTCGTGACGGCCGCCGTCGGCACAGCCCTGTCCCTGGCGCTGGCGGGCGCCATCGTGCCCGAGATGCGGCCCGACTGGTCCGACCCCGAGATGCTGCGGATCGTGCTCGGCACACCGCTCTACATCACGACGGTCGCACTGCTCGGCTACGCGCTCGGCGCCCTCATGCGCAACACGGCGGCGACCATCGCGACGGTCATCGGCTTCGTGCTCGTCGTCGAGAGCGTGCTCAACCTCATCTCGTGGAAGCCGCTCGAGTACGTCCGGCCGTTCCTGCCGTCGTCGGCGGGGGCCCGCGTCGCGACGCCCCAGGAGTTCCTCGAGCTGACGAACCAGATGGCGACGCAGGCCGTCGACCTGTCCCCGTGGGCCGGGTACGCGGTGCTCGTCGGCTGGGTCGTCGCCATCCTCGCCGCCGCCGTCGTGCGGCTGCGCACGCGCGACGTCTGA
- a CDS encoding ABC transporter ATP-binding protein, translating to MIEAHGLTKRYGSKTAVDGIDFTVRPGRVTGFLGPNGAGKSTTMRMIVGLDHPTAGTVTVQGRPYARLRSPLTEVGALLEAKAVHPGRSARQHLRALAATHGIGDKRVDQVIEMAGLGAVASKRVKGFSLGMGQRLGIAAALLGDPHTLILDEPVNGLDPEGVAWVRGLAKHLAGDGRTVFLSSHLMSEVAVTADDLLVIGRGRIVAQGPVDEVISRATSTTVRVRSPHATELAAALSGPRTTIDAIEPGLIEVRGPSAAEIGELAAASRYVLHELTPVSGSLEQAYMSLTADAVEYHSGIDAAPTAPTTEPEAQR from the coding sequence ATGATCGAGGCGCACGGACTGACCAAGAGGTACGGCAGCAAGACCGCCGTCGACGGGATCGACTTCACCGTGCGACCCGGACGTGTGACCGGCTTCCTCGGGCCCAACGGCGCGGGCAAGTCGACGACCATGCGCATGATCGTCGGGCTCGACCACCCGACGGCCGGCACCGTGACGGTGCAGGGCCGGCCGTACGCGAGGCTGCGCTCGCCGCTGACGGAGGTGGGCGCGCTGCTCGAGGCCAAGGCCGTCCACCCCGGGCGGTCGGCGCGTCAGCACCTGCGGGCGCTCGCCGCGACGCACGGGATCGGCGACAAGCGCGTCGACCAGGTCATCGAGATGGCCGGGCTCGGCGCGGTCGCGTCCAAGCGCGTCAAGGGCTTCTCGCTCGGCATGGGCCAGCGCCTGGGCATCGCCGCGGCGCTGCTCGGCGACCCGCACACGCTGATCCTCGACGAGCCCGTCAACGGCCTGGACCCCGAGGGCGTGGCGTGGGTGCGCGGGCTGGCCAAGCACCTCGCGGGCGACGGGCGCACGGTGTTCCTGTCCTCCCACCTCATGAGCGAGGTCGCGGTGACCGCCGACGACCTGCTCGTGATCGGCCGCGGCCGGATCGTCGCTCAGGGCCCCGTCGACGAGGTCATCTCCCGCGCGACGAGCACGACCGTGCGCGTCCGCAGCCCCCACGCGACCGAGCTCGCCGCGGCCCTCTCCGGACCGCGCACGACCATCGACGCGATCGAGCCCGGCCTGATCGAGGTGCGCGGGCCGTCCGCAGCCGAGATCGGTGAGCTCGCCGCCGCGTCGCGGTACGTCCTGCACGAGCTCACGCCCGTCAGCGGCTCGCTCGAGCAGGCGTACATGAGCCTGACGGCCGACGCGGTCGAGTACCACTCCGGCATCGACGCCGCACCCACCGCCCCCACGACCGAGCCGGAGGCGCAGCGATGA
- a CDS encoding Bax inhibitor-1/YccA family protein translates to MTNPVFNNSPVFGDPRQQRRGGQQTVVQGPAWGTPGAQAADAATLEQMYDAPPATPRETGRLTYDDVIVKTGGLLALLVVVAAATWMIAPGLWIVGAIVGLVLGLVNAFKKEPSPVLITLYTVAQGVFLGGISAFYESAFDGIVGQAVLATLSVFAVSLVLFRSGKVRVTPKFQRAVLIGMAGYLVYSLVNVGLMLFGVGGGDYGPLRSGPLGIVIGLVAVGLAAASLIMDFDSIKRGVEQGAPAKFAWAAAFGLIVTLVWLYLELLRLLAILRGD, encoded by the coding sequence ATGACCAACCCCGTCTTCAACAACAGTCCCGTCTTCGGTGACCCGCGCCAGCAGCGCCGCGGCGGTCAGCAGACCGTCGTCCAGGGCCCCGCGTGGGGCACGCCCGGTGCGCAGGCGGCCGACGCCGCGACGCTCGAGCAGATGTACGACGCGCCCCCCGCCACCCCGCGCGAGACGGGCCGCCTGACCTACGACGACGTCATCGTCAAGACCGGCGGGCTGCTCGCGCTGCTCGTGGTCGTGGCAGCGGCGACGTGGATGATCGCGCCCGGCCTGTGGATCGTCGGCGCGATCGTCGGCCTGGTCCTGGGCCTGGTCAACGCGTTCAAGAAGGAACCGAGCCCGGTCCTCATCACGCTGTACACGGTGGCCCAGGGCGTGTTCCTCGGCGGCATCAGCGCGTTCTACGAGTCGGCCTTCGACGGCATCGTCGGGCAGGCCGTGCTCGCCACGCTCTCGGTGTTCGCCGTCTCGCTGGTGCTGTTCCGCTCCGGCAAGGTCCGGGTCACGCCCAAGTTCCAGCGTGCGGTCCTCATCGGCATGGCCGGGTACCTCGTGTACTCGCTCGTCAACGTCGGGCTCATGCTGTTCGGCGTCGGCGGCGGGGACTACGGGCCGCTGCGGTCCGGCCCGCTCGGCATCGTGATCGGCCTCGTGGCCGTGGGTCTCGCCGCGGCGAGCCTCATCATGGACTTCGACTCCATCAAGCGCGGCGTCGAGCAGGGCGCGCCCGCCAAGTTCGCGTGGGCGGCGGCCTTCGGCCTCATCGTCACGCTCGTGTGGCTCTACCTCGAGCTGCTGCGTCTCCTCGCGATCCTGCGCGGCGACTGA
- a CDS encoding cystathionine beta-synthase, translated as MKYAQHISELVGGTPLVRLTSVTAGLTATVLAKVEYLNPGGSVKDRIALRMIEAAEASGELQPGGTIVEPTSGNTGVGLALVAQRKGYRCIFVCPDKVSQDKRDVLRAYGAEVVVTPTAVPPDHPDSYYSVSDRITRETPGAWKPNQYANVNGPASHYASTGPEIWADTDGRITHLVTGVGTGGTITGTGRYLHDASADRPAADGGRVVVVGADPAGSVYSGGDGRPYLVEGVGEDFWPTAYDPAVPDEILAVSDADSFAMTRRLAREEGLLVGGSCGMAVEATLRHARALQDADPDAAARAVYVVILPDGGRGYLSKIFNDSWMRSYGFLAAGEGASVGDVLRTKSGDLPALVHTHPTETVRDAIEILREYGVSQMPVVGAEPPVMIGEVAGSVSERELLDAVFSGAASLADRVDAHMAAPLPLIGVGEPVEAARATLEKSDALMVVDDGRPVGVLTRHDLLGFLAR; from the coding sequence GTGAAGTACGCCCAGCACATCTCCGAGCTCGTCGGCGGCACCCCGCTCGTCCGGCTCACGTCCGTCACCGCCGGCCTGACCGCCACCGTCCTGGCGAAGGTGGAGTACCTCAACCCCGGCGGGTCCGTGAAGGACCGCATCGCCCTGCGGATGATCGAGGCCGCGGAGGCGTCGGGCGAGCTGCAGCCGGGCGGCACGATCGTCGAGCCCACGTCCGGCAACACCGGCGTCGGCCTGGCGCTCGTCGCGCAGCGCAAGGGCTACCGCTGCATCTTCGTGTGCCCGGACAAGGTCAGCCAGGACAAGCGCGACGTGCTGCGCGCGTACGGCGCCGAGGTCGTCGTGACGCCGACCGCGGTGCCCCCCGACCACCCGGACTCCTACTACTCGGTGTCCGACCGCATCACGCGCGAGACGCCGGGCGCCTGGAAGCCCAACCAGTACGCCAACGTCAACGGCCCGGCCAGCCACTACGCGAGCACGGGCCCGGAGATCTGGGCGGACACCGACGGGCGCATCACCCACCTCGTCACGGGCGTCGGCACGGGCGGCACCATCACCGGCACCGGGCGCTACCTGCACGACGCGTCGGCGGACCGCCCCGCGGCGGACGGCGGCCGCGTGGTCGTCGTCGGCGCGGACCCGGCGGGCTCCGTGTACTCCGGGGGTGACGGCCGGCCGTACCTCGTCGAGGGCGTCGGCGAGGACTTCTGGCCGACCGCCTACGACCCGGCGGTCCCGGACGAGATCCTCGCGGTGTCCGACGCGGACTCGTTCGCCATGACGCGCCGCCTGGCGCGCGAGGAGGGTCTGCTCGTCGGCGGGTCGTGCGGCATGGCGGTCGAGGCGACGCTGCGGCACGCCCGCGCGTTGCAGGACGCCGACCCCGACGCCGCCGCCCGCGCGGTGTACGTCGTGATCCTCCCCGACGGCGGACGCGGCTACCTGTCGAAGATCTTCAACGACTCCTGGATGCGGTCGTACGGGTTCCTCGCCGCCGGCGAGGGCGCGTCCGTGGGCGACGTGCTCCGGACCAAGTCGGGCGACCTGCCGGCGCTCGTGCACACGCACCCCACCGAGACGGTCCGCGACGCGATCGAGATCCTGCGCGAGTACGGCGTCTCGCAGATGCCGGTCGTGGGTGCCGAGCCGCCCGTCATGATCGGCGAGGTCGCCGGGTCCGTGAGCGAGCGCGAGCTGCTCGACGCGGTCTTCTCCGGCGCCGCGTCGCTCGCCGACCGCGTCGACGCGCACATGGCCGCACCGCTGCCGCTCATCGGCGTCGGGGAGCCCGTCGAGGCCGCGCGGGCGACGCTCGAGAAGTCGGACGCGCTCATGGTCGTCGACGACGGGCGCCCCGTGGGCGTCCTGACGCGCCACGACCTGCTGGGCTTCCTGGCCCGCTGA
- a CDS encoding acetylxylan esterase codes for MALFDLPLPELERYLPELDEPTDFDEFWAATLAETRAFDLDVRREPYDAGLTLVDVEDVTFAGFGGHPIKAWVTRPAGSATDGSSLPAVVEFNGYGGGRGRPHERLAWAAAGYVHLLMDTRGQGSGWGSGGATPDPVGSGPQVPGFLTRGILDPAEHYYTRVYTDGVRAVEAVRTLPGVDPARVTVTGGSQGGGMTLAVAGLSDGLAAAMADVPFLCHIQRAIAVTDASPYRELVTYLSVHRDQKAAVMRTLSYLDGVHLARRATAPTLFSVALRDPICPPSTVFAAYNYYGTLAGSRPERAIEVYEFNEHEGGGAFQLDAQLRWLAGVLGR; via the coding sequence ATGGCGCTGTTCGACCTGCCCCTGCCCGAGCTCGAGCGCTACCTGCCGGAGCTCGACGAACCCACCGACTTCGACGAGTTCTGGGCCGCCACGCTCGCCGAGACGCGCGCGTTCGACCTCGACGTGCGTCGTGAGCCGTACGACGCGGGGCTGACGCTGGTCGACGTCGAGGACGTGACGTTCGCCGGGTTCGGCGGGCACCCGATCAAGGCGTGGGTCACGCGGCCCGCGGGGTCGGCCACGGACGGGTCCTCGCTGCCGGCCGTCGTGGAGTTCAACGGCTACGGCGGTGGCCGCGGGCGCCCGCACGAGCGCCTCGCGTGGGCCGCGGCCGGGTACGTGCACCTGCTGATGGACACGCGCGGCCAGGGTTCGGGGTGGGGCAGCGGCGGCGCGACGCCGGACCCGGTCGGGTCGGGGCCGCAGGTGCCGGGCTTCCTGACCCGCGGGATCCTCGACCCCGCCGAGCACTACTACACGCGGGTGTACACCGACGGCGTCCGCGCGGTCGAAGCCGTGCGGACCCTGCCCGGGGTCGACCCGGCGCGCGTCACGGTGACCGGCGGCAGCCAGGGCGGCGGCATGACGCTCGCGGTCGCAGGGCTGTCCGACGGCCTCGCGGCGGCGATGGCCGACGTGCCGTTCCTGTGCCACATCCAGCGCGCGATCGCCGTCACCGACGCGAGCCCGTACCGCGAGCTCGTGACGTACCTGTCGGTGCACCGCGACCAGAAGGCCGCCGTGATGCGGACCCTGTCGTACCTCGACGGTGTGCACCTCGCCCGCCGCGCGACGGCGCCGACGCTGTTCTCGGTGGCGCTGCGCGACCCGATCTGCCCGCCGTCCACCGTGTTCGCGGCGTACAACTACTACGGCACGCTCGCGGGCTCCCGCCCGGAGCGTGCCATCGAGGTGTACGAGTTCAACGAGCACGAGGGCGGCGGCGCCTTCCAGCTCGACGCCCAGCTGCGCTGGCTCGCGGGGGTCCTCGGCCGCTGA
- a CDS encoding FKBP-type peptidyl-prolyl cis-trans isomerase has product MAAALPEVSGAPGTKPTLTFPEGAPSDELEVVVLSRGDGALVEAGQDIEVHYLGQAWQGGVFDNSFDRGSSISFPIGVGAVIAGWDEGLVGQQVGSRVLLSIPSHLGYGDRGVPQAGIKGGDTLVFVVDIVGVS; this is encoded by the coding sequence ATGGCCGCAGCGCTGCCCGAGGTCTCGGGCGCACCCGGCACCAAGCCCACCCTCACGTTCCCGGAGGGCGCGCCGTCCGACGAGCTCGAGGTCGTCGTGCTCAGCCGCGGCGACGGCGCACTCGTCGAGGCCGGGCAGGACATCGAGGTGCACTACCTGGGTCAGGCCTGGCAGGGAGGCGTCTTCGACAACTCCTTCGACCGTGGCTCCTCGATCAGCTTCCCCATCGGGGTCGGCGCCGTCATCGCGGGCTGGGACGAGGGCCTCGTCGGCCAGCAGGTCGGCTCGCGCGTGCTGCTCTCCATCCCGTCGCACCTCGGCTACGGCGACCGCGGCGTGCCGCAGGCCGGCATCAAGGGTGGCGACACGCTCGTGTTCGTGGTGGACATCGTCGGCGTGAGCTGA
- a CDS encoding transglutaminase-like domain-containing protein: MPDSVQDATGSPAVWARHSPYSDPGRHAAVLAALGTDPADVHAAATGVIAHYRAEADTLDADRLSTVDLRWLDAILTAGFALSPAPLTGRPAGARLAGCCRDHTLLGVGLLREHGIPARSRIGFARYFTPGFAHDHVVVERWDGRRWVRADPELDAAFGAAPPAGEPFDPFDLPTGLDAPFATAAELWLAHRRDGLDLGAYGVARELPDLCGPDFVRGNVLLELAHRRRDELLLWDVWGAELHEAPEDVAALADEIADLLIRADGGDLEAEAALARRYADDPRLHPGDRVRTLSPLGREGWTDLRTRVTAWDA, from the coding sequence ATGCCGGACAGCGTGCAGGACGCGACGGGCAGCCCAGCCGTGTGGGCGCGGCACTCGCCCTACAGCGACCCCGGTCGGCACGCGGCGGTGCTCGCCGCGCTGGGTACCGACCCGGCCGACGTGCACGCCGCGGCGACGGGTGTGATCGCGCACTATCGGGCTGAGGCGGACACGCTCGACGCCGACCGGCTGTCAACCGTCGACCTACGGTGGTTGGACGCGATCCTCACGGCCGGCTTCGCGCTGTCACCCGCCCCGCTCACGGGCCGCCCCGCCGGCGCCCGTCTCGCGGGGTGCTGCCGGGACCACACGCTTCTCGGCGTGGGTCTGCTGCGGGAGCACGGCATCCCCGCGCGGTCCCGCATCGGGTTCGCGCGGTACTTCACCCCGGGCTTCGCGCACGACCACGTGGTCGTCGAGCGCTGGGACGGACGCCGCTGGGTGCGCGCGGACCCCGAGCTCGACGCGGCGTTCGGTGCCGCACCCCCGGCCGGGGAGCCGTTCGACCCGTTCGACCTGCCGACAGGGCTCGACGCGCCGTTCGCGACCGCCGCGGAGCTGTGGCTCGCGCACCGGCGCGACGGGCTGGACCTCGGTGCGTACGGGGTCGCGCGAGAGCTGCCCGACCTGTGCGGACCGGACTTCGTGCGCGGGAACGTGCTGCTGGAGCTCGCGCACCGCCGCCGCGACGAGCTGCTGCTGTGGGACGTGTGGGGCGCCGAGCTGCACGAGGCGCCCGAGGACGTCGCCGCACTCGCGGACGAGATCGCCGACCTGCTGATCCGCGCGGACGGCGGCGACCTCGAGGCCGAGGCCGCGCTCGCGCGCCGATACGCCGACGACCCGCGCCTGCACCCCGGGGACCGGGTGCGCACGCTGTCACCGCTCGGGCGCGAGGGCTGGACGGACCTGCGGACGAGGGTCACCGCCTGGGACGCCTGA